One stretch of Emys orbicularis isolate rEmyOrb1 chromosome 7, rEmyOrb1.hap1, whole genome shotgun sequence DNA includes these proteins:
- the LOC135881421 gene encoding LOW QUALITY PROTEIN: steroidogenic acute regulatory protein, mitochondrial-like (The sequence of the model RefSeq protein was modified relative to this genomic sequence to represent the inferred CDS: inserted 2 bases in 1 codon), with protein sequence MLSATFKLCCGISQEHLRKMTGLKRMALSAIGHDTRGLMSKGSHCLSSTVPDYIRRIMWKDPAAGEKHGSEVNSSWFSNTELSYVNQGEATLRRALGILQQQDGWQTETYQGKGELVLSTVLPRLGKVFRMETVLDVPVDQLYYELFEKLEQMPEWNPTLSRVKILQRIGKDTXLTHEITAQCPGNLIGQRDFVSVRHCWKKETTVYLVGTATHSEFMPMQKGQVRAESGLSCIVLQPLEGDQRQTRFTWLLSMDLKGWIPKSIINRVLPQSQADFIRHLRQHLSTTAQP encoded by the exons ATGTTGTCAGCAACTTTCAAACTGTGCTGTGGGATCTCACAGGAGCACCTCCGAAAGATGACTG GTTTGAAGAGAATGGCTCTCTCAGCTATTGGGCATGACACAAGAGGACTCATGTCAAAAGGATCTCACTGCCTGTCTTCTACAGTTCCTGATTATATTCGGAGGATAATGTGGAAGGACCCTG CTGCGGGTGAAAAACATGGCTCTGAAGTTAACTCCAGCTGGTTTTCAAACACGGAGCTTTCCTATGTGAATCAAGGAGAAGCCACCCTGCGTAGGGCTTTAGGGATACTGCAGCAGCAAGATGGCTGGCAGACAGAAACCTACCAG GGAAAAGGAGAGTTGGTGCTGAGTACAGTTCTTCCCAGGCTCGGCAAAGTCTTCCGAATGGAGACAGTGCTGGACGTTCCAGTGGACCAGCTATACTATGAGCTGTTTGAGAAGCTGGAGCAAATGCCTGAGTGGAATCCTACCCTTAGTCGAGTCAAG ATCCTCCAAAGAATTGGGAaggacac gttgactcatgagATCACTGCTCAGTGCCCTGGGAACCTCATTGGTCAAAGGGACTTTGTCAGCGTACGGCACTGCTGGAAGAAGGAGACAACTGTGTATCTGGTTGGCACTGCAACCCACTCCGAGTTCATGCCCATGCAAAAGGGGCAAGTCAG GGCTGAGTCTGGGTTGAGCTGCATTGTTCTGCAACCGCTGGAGGGTGACCAACGTCAGACTCGCTTCACCTGGCTCCTGAGCATGGACCTCAAG ggatGGATCCCCAAGTCCATTATCAACCGTGTCCTACCTCAGTCTCAAGCGGACTTTATCAGACACCTACGCCAGCACCTTTCCACCACAGCACAACCCTGA